The Bacteroidota bacterium genome includes the window CCATAAATCTGTGGTATCTTCGCAAACTTTTTTTACTAAAAATAATGAATTTATTTAATTTGAATAAATATGCTTAATTTAGTATTATTTGGCCCTCCAGGAGCCGGCAAAGGAACTCAGGCTGTCAAATTGTTGGAAAAATATCAATTGATCCATCTTTCCACCGGTGATTTGTTGCGTGAACAGATTGCCGCCGGAACAGAACTTGGAATTCAGGCCAAATCAATTATTGATAAAGGAGATTTGGTGTCCGACCAGATTGTTATAGGTATGATAGACTCCAAATTGAAAGCTAATCAGAATGCCAGGGGATTTATTTTTGACGGGTTCCCACGTACTCCGGCACAGGCTAAAGCCTTGGATGAGTTGCTGGAATTAAGGGGAACTGCTGTGTCGGCAATGATTTTCCTTGAAGTGGGGCACGACGAACTGGTGGCCCGTTTGCTTAACCGGGGCAAAATTTCAGGACGTGTTGATGATCAGAATATTTCCGTTATTGAGAAAAGGGTACGGGTTTATGCCAAAGAAACTGCTCCCGTAAAAGATCATTATCAGTCTCAAAGCAAATTTGTTTCAGTGAAAGGGGTGGGCAGCGTCGAAGAAATTTTTAATGCCCTTTGCCATGAAATTGATAAGTTGTTATAAATAACAGTTTTTATTTACTTAATTAACTGCAAGCTGATCAATTTAATTTTTCAACGAGTTAGTAATATTTATACGCGAAATAATGAGTGAGTCCAATTTTGTCGATTATGTGAAGATATTTTGTCGTTCCGGTAAAGGGGGAAGAGGATCTGTTCACCTGCGTCACGAAAAATTTTTGTTAAAAGGTGGTCCAGACGGAGGCAATGGTGGCCGAGGCGGACATGTCATTGTAAGGGGAAACAAACAGCTTTGGACACTAATTCATCTTAAATACAGAAAACATATTTTTGCCCAGAAAGGTGAAAACGGCGGCGATTCTTTGAAAACAGGTGCTGACGGCAAAGATGAAATTATCGAAGTACCATTGGGCACCGTGGTCAGAGATGCCGAAAGCGGGGAATTTATCCTTGAAATAACCAGCCATGGCGAAGAAAAAATTGTTTGCAAAGGAGGCCGTGGCGGATTGGGGAATGCCAACTTTGCTACTGCTACCCGGCAGACTCCCCGTTTTGCACAACCTGGAGAACCCGAAGAGGAAGGATTGAAAATCTTTGAATTGAAAATCCTTGCCGATGTCGGATTAGTCGGCTTCCCTAATGCAGGAAAATCAACTTTGCTCTCGGTGGTTTCGGCTGCTAAGCCCGAGATTGCCAATTATCCCTTTACTACATTGGTCCCAAACCTTGGTATCGTATCTTACAGGGATAATCAATCATTCGTTATGGCTGATATCCCCGGAATAATTGAAGGGGCTCACGAAGGAAAAGGGCTGGGCTTAAGATTCCTTCGCCATATAGAACGAAATTCCATGCTTCTGTTTATGGTCCCCGTGGATTGCGACGATATTTGCAAGGAATACGGAATATTACTCAATGAATTAAAGGAGTTTAATCCTGAATTGCTTGATAAAAAGAGGATATTGGCTATTACAAAATCGGATTTGGCGGATCAGGAAATTATTGATGAATTGAAAAAAAACCTGCCCAAAGATATCCCTTCGGTTTTTATTTCGGCTGTCTCCAAAATGGGAATCTCCCAGTTAAAAGATTTGCTCTGGAAAGAATTGAATGCTTAATTCAAAAACTGCCTGACAGATCCGCTATCCCTGGATTTATATATATTTCCCAGGGAAAATGATAAGACATGCTTGTCAAATCAGTAAAAAGGAAGTTTAACAGAAGATTTTTTTAACTCTTTGATAGGCTCATATACTGATTTATTGATAATTATTGCATATATTTACCTGAATCAATAATAATCATAAATCAACGCTTATGAGTATGTTTTGTTTTCAATGTCAGGAAACAGCCAAAGGTACAGGATGTACCATACGAGGTGTTTGCGGAAAGACAGATGACCTGGCAGTTATGCAGGATCTGCTTATTTATGTCCTCAAGGGCATTTCTCATTTTGCGCTTATAGCCAGAGAAAAAGGATTGGAACTGGAGGAAGCCAATACCTTTATTACCGGAAGTCTTTTTGCCACCATCACCAATGCTAATTTTGACAAACAGGATTTTATTGGCAGGGTGAAAAAAGGTCTGGAACTCAGGAATAAATTAAGAATGCAGCTTACCCGGGTGGGGGTTGAGTTCGAAAACCTCCCCGAATCTGCCACCTGGCAGGCAAATACTGATGAGGCATTTGAAAGTAAAGCGGTACAGGTAGGTGTATTAAGAACCTCTGATGAAGACATCCGCTCGCTTCGCGAAATGATCACCTATGGAATTAAGGGAATGGCTGCTTACACGGAGCATGCAAATAATCTGGGTTTTTATGATGACTCTGTCTGTGCGTTTATGCAGAAAGGATTGCTGGCTACTGTTGATGATAGCCTGACTGCTGAGGATCTGGTGAAATTGGTGATGGAAACCGGTGAATATGGCGTAAAAGCCATGGCATTGCTCGATAAGGCAAATACTTCAACTTATGGTAATCCCGAAATTTCGCAGGTGAATATAGGGGTAGGGAAAAAACCGGGGATCTTGATCAGCGGTCATGACCTG containing:
- a CDS encoding adenylate kinase, whose protein sequence is MLNLVLFGPPGAGKGTQAVKLLEKYQLIHLSTGDLLREQIAAGTELGIQAKSIIDKGDLVSDQIVIGMIDSKLKANQNARGFIFDGFPRTPAQAKALDELLELRGTAVSAMIFLEVGHDELVARLLNRGKISGRVDDQNISVIEKRVRVYAKETAPVKDHYQSQSKFVSVKGVGSVEEIFNALCHEIDKLL
- the obgE gene encoding GTPase ObgE produces the protein MSESNFVDYVKIFCRSGKGGRGSVHLRHEKFLLKGGPDGGNGGRGGHVIVRGNKQLWTLIHLKYRKHIFAQKGENGGDSLKTGADGKDEIIEVPLGTVVRDAESGEFILEITSHGEEKIVCKGGRGGLGNANFATATRQTPRFAQPGEPEEEGLKIFELKILADVGLVGFPNAGKSTLLSVVSAAKPEIANYPFTTLVPNLGIVSYRDNQSFVMADIPGIIEGAHEGKGLGLRFLRHIERNSMLLFMVPVDCDDICKEYGILLNELKEFNPELLDKKRILAITKSDLADQEIIDELKKNLPKDIPSVFISAVSKMGISQLKDLLWKELNA